Proteins co-encoded in one Streptomyces diastaticus subsp. diastaticus genomic window:
- a CDS encoding TerB family tellurite resistance protein: MLPRSRSGRATEDRRPRVCGVRTHWTTVGDGEFHCPDCGGDRNYQRRTGRRRLTLLGLPVLPRGEAGPVVECASCEGHFPTDVLARPTTTRFSALLRDAVHTVALAVLAAGGTGSRTALAAAVEAVRDAGYEDCTAERLTAVAEALAADTGQRSGGGDAEALLAVELHEALDPLAPHLAGLGRASLLLRAAGIALADGPYTPAERDVLTAVGAALTLPREEVTDLLTAARTPS; encoded by the coding sequence GTGCTGCCCAGGAGCCGATCAGGACGGGCCACCGAGGACCGGCGCCCGCGCGTCTGCGGGGTCCGCACCCACTGGACCACCGTCGGGGACGGCGAGTTCCACTGCCCCGACTGCGGGGGCGACCGCAACTACCAGCGGCGCACCGGCCGCCGCAGGCTCACCCTGCTCGGCCTGCCCGTGCTGCCGCGCGGCGAGGCCGGACCCGTCGTCGAGTGCGCCTCCTGCGAGGGCCACTTCCCGACCGACGTGCTCGCCCGCCCCACCACCACCCGCTTCTCGGCCCTGCTCCGCGACGCCGTGCACACCGTCGCGCTCGCCGTCCTCGCAGCCGGCGGCACCGGCTCGCGCACCGCGCTCGCCGCCGCCGTGGAGGCCGTCCGCGACGCCGGGTACGAGGACTGCACCGCCGAGCGGCTCACCGCCGTCGCCGAGGCCCTCGCCGCCGACACCGGACAGCGGTCCGGCGGCGGCGACGCCGAGGCGCTGCTCGCCGTGGAACTGCACGAGGCGCTCGACCCGCTCGCCCCGCACCTCGCCGGCCTCGGCCGCGCCTCGCTGCTGCTGCGCGCGGCCGGCATCGCCCTGGCCGACGGCCCCTACACCCCGGCCGAACGCGACGTCCTCACCGCCGTCGGCGCCGCCCTCACCCTTCCCCGCGAAGAGGTCACCGACCTCCTCACCGCCGCCCGCACGCCGTCCTGA
- the recO gene encoding DNA repair protein RecO has translation MSLFRDDGIVLRTQKLGEADRIITFLTRRYGRVRAVARGVRRTKSKFGARLEPFSHVDVQYFARGSELIGRGLPLCTQTETIAAYGSGIVTDYDRYTAGTAMLETAERFTDHEGQPAVQQYLLLVGGLRTLARGEHAPRLVLDAFLLRSLAVNGYAPSLGDCARCGMPGPNRFFSVAAGGSVCGECRVPGSVVPSAEAVGLLSALLSGDWVSADACEGRHVREGSSLVSAYLHWHLERGLRSLRYVDK, from the coding sequence ATGAGTCTGTTCCGCGACGACGGCATCGTGCTGCGCACCCAGAAGCTGGGCGAGGCGGACCGGATCATCACCTTCCTCACCCGCCGCTACGGCCGGGTCCGCGCCGTCGCCCGGGGGGTGCGGCGCACCAAGTCGAAGTTCGGCGCCCGCCTGGAGCCGTTCTCCCACGTCGACGTGCAGTACTTCGCCCGGGGCAGCGAGCTGATCGGCCGCGGCCTGCCGCTCTGCACCCAGACCGAGACCATCGCCGCGTACGGCTCCGGCATCGTCACCGACTACGACCGTTACACCGCGGGCACCGCCATGCTGGAGACCGCCGAGCGGTTCACCGACCACGAGGGACAGCCGGCCGTCCAGCAGTACCTGCTGCTCGTCGGCGGGCTGCGCACCCTCGCCCGTGGCGAGCACGCCCCCCGGCTGGTCCTCGACGCCTTCCTGCTCCGCTCGCTCGCCGTCAACGGCTACGCGCCGAGCCTCGGTGACTGCGCGCGCTGCGGAATGCCCGGCCCGAACCGCTTCTTCTCGGTCGCCGCCGGTGGCAGTGTCTGCGGGGAGTGCCGCGTCCCCGGCAGCGTCGTACCCTCTGCGGAGGCCGTCGGCCTGCTCAGCGCGCTGCTCAGCGGCGACTGGGTGTCGGCGGACGCCTGCGAGGGGCGGCACGTGCGGGAGGGCAGCTCCCTCGTCTCCGCCTACCTGCACTGGCACCTGGAACGCGGACTGCGCTCACTGCGGTACGTGGACAAGTAG
- a CDS encoding isoprenyl transferase, with protein MARRGILGRNRRDHQPPEPHPSGARPPKIPGELVPGHVAVVMDGNGRWAKERGLPRTEGHKVGEGVVMDVLKGCLEMGVKNLSLYAFSTENWKRSPDEVRFLMNFNRDVIARRRDEMDALGIRIRWVGRMPKLWKSVVQELQIAQEQTKDNDAMTLYFCVNYGGRAEIADAAQRIAEEVAAGRLDPSKVGEKTLRKYLYYPDMPDVDLFVRPSGEQRTSNYLIWQSAYAEMVFQDVLWPDFDRRDLWRACLEYAQRDRRFGGAVETATAEPALPPQQG; from the coding sequence ATGGCACGACGCGGAATCCTCGGCCGCAACCGGCGCGACCACCAGCCCCCCGAGCCGCACCCCTCGGGCGCCCGCCCGCCGAAGATCCCCGGCGAGCTGGTCCCCGGCCACGTGGCCGTCGTCATGGACGGCAACGGCCGCTGGGCCAAGGAGCGCGGCCTGCCCCGCACCGAGGGCCACAAGGTCGGCGAGGGCGTCGTGATGGACGTCCTCAAGGGCTGCCTGGAGATGGGCGTCAAGAACCTCTCCCTGTACGCCTTCTCCACCGAGAACTGGAAGCGCTCCCCGGACGAGGTGCGCTTCCTGATGAACTTCAACCGCGACGTCATCGCCCGCCGCCGCGACGAGATGGACGCCCTCGGTATCCGCATCCGCTGGGTCGGCCGGATGCCCAAGCTGTGGAAGTCGGTCGTCCAGGAGCTCCAGATCGCGCAGGAGCAGACCAAGGACAACGACGCCATGACGCTGTACTTCTGCGTCAACTACGGCGGGCGCGCCGAGATCGCCGACGCCGCCCAGCGCATCGCCGAGGAGGTCGCGGCCGGCCGCCTCGACCCGTCCAAGGTCGGCGAGAAGACGCTCCGGAAGTACCTGTACTACCCCGACATGCCCGACGTGGACCTCTTCGTGCGGCCCAGCGGCGAGCAGCGCACCTCGAACTACCTGATCTGGCAGAGCGCCTACGCCGAGATGGTCTTCCAGGACGTGTTGTGGCCCGACTTCGACCGCCGTGACCTGTGGCGTGCCTGCCTGGAGTACGCCCAGCGCGACCGCCGCTTCGGCGGCGCCGTCGAGACCGCCACCGCCGAGCCCGCCCTGCCGCCCCAGCAGGGCTGA
- a CDS encoding Fur family transcriptional regulator — MTTAGPPVKGRSTRQRAAVAAALAQVDEFRSAQDLHDILKHQGDSVGLTTVYRTLQSLAEAGEVDVLRTHDGEAVYRRCSTGDHHHHLVCRVCGKAVEVEGPAVEKWADSVAASHDFVDVDHTVEIFGTCAECASAAKSEK; from the coding sequence GTGACGACCGCAGGACCCCCCGTGAAGGGCCGGTCCACCCGGCAGCGTGCGGCGGTGGCCGCAGCCCTCGCCCAGGTGGACGAGTTCCGCAGCGCCCAGGACCTGCATGACATCCTCAAGCACCAAGGCGACTCGGTCGGGCTGACCACGGTCTACCGGACGCTCCAGTCGCTGGCGGAAGCCGGGGAGGTGGACGTTCTGCGCACCCACGACGGCGAGGCGGTCTACCGCCGCTGCTCGACCGGCGACCACCATCACCACCTGGTCTGCCGGGTGTGCGGAAAGGCGGTCGAGGTCGAGGGGCCCGCCGTGGAGAAGTGGGCGGACTCGGTCGCGGCCTCGCACGACTTCGTGGACGTCGACCACACGGTGGAGATCTTCGGCACCTGCGCCGAGTGCGCGAGCGCCGCCAAGTCCGAGAAGTAG
- a CDS encoding metal ABC transporter permease, whose product MDLFDYAFMQRALVAAVLVGLTAPAIGTYLVQRRQAIMGDGIGHVAMTGVALGFLLNTSPVWMATAVAVLGSVGMELIRSRGRTSGDVALALLFYGGMAGGVMIINLAPGGSTANLNTYLFGSITTVSPEDLTAVVVLAVLVLAVTLGLRRQLFAVCQDEEFARVTGLPVRLLNLVIAVTAAVTVTVAMRIVGLLLVSAMMVIPVAAAQRLTKGFGATLAGAMVIGVVVSLAGTVTTYYVDAPSGAAIVLLAIVVFLLLSVAATPLARRRARGTAASPEDVASCTVDEGESGTTASPTTRH is encoded by the coding sequence ATGGACCTCTTCGACTACGCCTTCATGCAGCGCGCCCTGGTCGCCGCGGTGCTGGTCGGGCTGACCGCCCCGGCCATCGGCACCTACCTGGTCCAGCGCCGCCAGGCGATCATGGGCGACGGCATCGGGCACGTGGCGATGACCGGCGTGGCGCTCGGTTTCCTGCTCAACACCAGTCCGGTCTGGATGGCCACCGCCGTCGCCGTGCTCGGCTCGGTCGGCATGGAGCTGATCCGCTCCCGGGGCCGTACCAGCGGTGACGTGGCGCTGGCCCTGCTGTTCTACGGCGGCATGGCCGGCGGCGTCATGATCATCAACCTGGCGCCGGGCGGCTCCACCGCCAACCTCAACACCTACCTCTTCGGCTCCATCACCACCGTCTCGCCGGAGGACCTGACGGCGGTGGTCGTCCTCGCCGTGCTGGTCCTCGCGGTCACCCTGGGCCTGCGCCGCCAGCTCTTCGCGGTCTGCCAGGACGAGGAGTTCGCCCGCGTCACCGGCCTGCCGGTCCGCCTGCTCAACCTGGTGATCGCGGTGACCGCCGCCGTCACCGTCACCGTCGCCATGCGCATCGTCGGCCTGCTGCTGGTCAGCGCCATGATGGTGATCCCGGTCGCCGCCGCCCAGCGGCTGACCAAGGGGTTCGGCGCCACGCTGGCGGGGGCCATGGTCATCGGCGTCGTGGTCTCCCTCGCGGGCACCGTCACCACGTACTACGTGGACGCCCCCTCGGGCGCTGCCATCGTCCTGCTGGCCATCGTCGTCTTCCTGCTCCTGAGCGTGGCCGCCACTCCGCTCGCCCGCCGCCGCGCACGCGGAACAGCGGCTTCCCCCGAGGACGTGGCATCCTGCACTGTGGACGAGGGGGAATCCGGCACCACGGCTTCCCCGACGACCCGCCACTAG
- a CDS encoding metal ABC transporter ATP-binding protein: MNAGASPTPRPQAADPVVSLTDAVAALGARPVLRGIDLAVGRGEVVALLGANGSGKSTAVRAAIGQVPLSRGEVRLFGTPLRRFRAWSRLGYVPQRTTAAGGVPATVREVVSSGRLSRTRLGPLRKADREAVGRALEAVGLADRAKDSVNALSGGQHQRVLIARALAGGPELLIMDEPMAGVDLASQEVLAETLRAQVADGATVLLVLHELGPLEPLIDRAVVLRDGCVAHDGPPPKAVGQHALPGHDHVHPHAAPENADPIRTGLFD, translated from the coding sequence GTGAACGCAGGAGCCTCCCCGACACCCCGCCCCCAGGCCGCCGACCCGGTCGTCTCCCTGACCGACGCGGTCGCCGCCCTCGGTGCCCGCCCGGTGCTGCGCGGTATCGACCTGGCCGTCGGCCGCGGCGAGGTCGTCGCCCTGCTCGGCGCCAACGGCTCGGGCAAGTCGACCGCCGTCCGCGCCGCCATCGGCCAGGTCCCGCTGAGCCGTGGCGAGGTCCGCCTCTTCGGTACCCCGCTGCGCCGCTTCCGCGCCTGGTCCCGCCTCGGCTACGTCCCGCAGCGCACCACGGCCGCCGGGGGCGTGCCCGCCACCGTGCGGGAGGTCGTCTCCTCCGGCCGGCTCTCGCGGACCCGGCTGGGCCCGCTGCGCAAGGCCGACCGGGAGGCGGTCGGCCGGGCGCTGGAGGCGGTGGGGCTGGCCGACCGCGCCAAGGACTCCGTCAACGCGCTCTCCGGCGGCCAGCACCAGCGGGTGCTGATCGCCCGCGCGCTGGCCGGCGGCCCCGAGCTGCTGATCATGGACGAGCCGATGGCCGGGGTGGACCTGGCCAGCCAGGAGGTGCTGGCCGAGACCCTGCGCGCGCAGGTCGCCGACGGTGCCACGGTCCTGCTCGTCCTGCACGAGCTGGGCCCGCTGGAGCCGCTCATCGACCGCGCCGTCGTCCTGCGCGACGGCTGCGTGGCCCACGACGGTCCGCCGCCGAAGGCCGTCGGCCAGCACGCGCTGCCCGGCCACGACCACGTACACCCGCACGCGGCGCCCGAGAACGCCGATCCGATCCGGACGGGACTGTTCGACTGA
- a CDS encoding metal ABC transporter substrate-binding protein has translation MNIRRGRNRSVRTALTASAAALSLGVLAACGSSDAGGGADGKLAVTTSFYPLEFLAEQIGGDHVDVTTLTGPGVEPHDLDITPRQTGAMSEADVLLYLRDLQPAVDKAVDQAGVENTVDAAELTTLEAHGSSGGHDHAEGDGHDHGEEGHDHAEEEGDGHDHGDSGLDPHVWLDPVKYAEIADGVGAALQKADPDHAADYRKNTEALTGKLKGLDKDFREGLKNTDSRTFITTHAAFGYLAERYGLDQESIAGVDPESEPSPARMKELQKVAAEEHVTTVFFETLASDRTAKVLAEDTGLRTGVLDPLEGLTEKSQGDDYLEVMEANLAALKKALGAK, from the coding sequence ATGAACATACGTCGTGGCCGGAATCGATCAGTCCGCACAGCTCTCACCGCCTCCGCCGCCGCTCTCTCGCTGGGCGTGCTGGCGGCGTGCGGCAGCTCCGACGCCGGCGGGGGCGCGGACGGCAAGCTCGCCGTGACCACCTCGTTCTACCCGCTGGAGTTCCTCGCCGAGCAGATCGGCGGTGACCACGTCGACGTCACCACTCTGACCGGCCCCGGTGTGGAACCCCACGACCTGGACATCACCCCCCGCCAGACCGGCGCGATGAGCGAGGCCGACGTCCTGCTCTACCTGCGCGACCTCCAGCCCGCCGTCGACAAGGCCGTCGACCAGGCCGGCGTCGAGAACACCGTGGACGCGGCCGAGCTGACCACGCTGGAGGCGCACGGCTCCTCCGGCGGCCACGACCACGCCGAGGGCGACGGACACGACCACGGCGAGGAGGGCCACGACCACGCCGAGGAGGAGGGCGACGGCCACGACCACGGCGACTCCGGCCTCGACCCGCACGTCTGGCTCGACCCGGTCAAGTACGCCGAGATCGCCGACGGCGTCGGCGCGGCACTCCAGAAGGCCGACCCCGACCACGCCGCCGACTACCGGAAGAACACCGAGGCGCTCACCGGCAAGCTGAAGGGCCTCGACAAGGACTTCCGCGAGGGCCTGAAGAACACCGACTCCAGGACCTTCATCACCACCCACGCCGCCTTCGGCTACCTCGCCGAGCGGTACGGGCTGGATCAGGAGAGCATTGCCGGTGTCGACCCCGAGTCCGAGCCCAGCCCGGCCCGGATGAAGGAACTCCAGAAGGTCGCCGCCGAGGAACACGTGACCACCGTCTTCTTCGAGACCCTGGCCAGCGACCGCACGGCCAAGGTCCTCGCCGAGGACACCGGGCTGCGCACCGGCGTGCTGGACCCGCTGGAGGGCCTCACCGAGAAGTCGCAGGGCGACGACTACCTCGAGGTCATGGAGGCCAACCTGGCCGCCCTGAAGAAGGCGCTCGGCGCCAAGTGA
- a CDS encoding glycine--tRNA ligase: MAADKIDSIVSLSKRRGFVYPSSEIYGGQRAAWDYGPLGVELKENIKRQWWRYMVTSRDEVVGLDSSVILASEVWVASGHVATFSDPLTECTSCHKRFRADHLEEAYEAKHGRLPENGLADVNCPHCGNKGQFTEPKEFSGLLSTHLGPTQDSGSIAYLRPETAQGIFTNFAQVQQTSRRKPPFGIAQVGKSFRNEITPGNFIFRTREFEQMEMEFFVKPGEDEQWQEYWMEQRWNWYTGLGMREENMRWFEHPKEKLSHYSKRTADIEYRFQFGGSEWGELEGVANRTDYDLSAHAKASGQDLSFFDQEAGERWTPYVIEPAAGLGRAMLAFMLDAYLEDEAPNAKGKLEKRTVMRFDPRLAPVKAAVLPLSRNPELSPKAKGLAAALRQHWNIEFDDAGAIGRRYRRQDEIGTPFCVTVDFDTLDDNAVTVRERDTMQQERVSLDQIEGYLAARLVGC, translated from the coding sequence GTGGCCGCCGACAAGATCGACAGCATCGTCAGCCTGAGCAAGCGCCGTGGCTTCGTCTACCCGAGCAGTGAGATCTACGGCGGCCAGCGTGCCGCCTGGGACTACGGGCCGCTGGGCGTGGAGCTCAAGGAGAACATCAAGCGGCAGTGGTGGCGCTACATGGTCACCTCCCGTGACGAGGTCGTCGGTCTCGACTCCTCGGTGATCCTCGCCTCCGAGGTGTGGGTCGCCTCCGGTCACGTCGCCACCTTCAGCGACCCGCTGACGGAGTGCACCTCCTGCCACAAGCGCTTCCGCGCGGACCACCTGGAGGAGGCGTACGAGGCGAAGCACGGCCGCCTCCCCGAGAACGGCCTGGCCGACGTCAACTGCCCGCACTGCGGCAACAAGGGCCAGTTCACCGAGCCCAAGGAGTTCTCGGGCCTGCTCTCCACCCACCTCGGCCCCACGCAGGACTCCGGCTCCATCGCCTACCTGCGCCCCGAGACCGCCCAGGGCATCTTCACCAACTTCGCCCAGGTGCAGCAGACCTCGCGGCGCAAGCCCCCGTTCGGCATCGCCCAGGTGGGCAAGTCCTTCCGCAACGAGATCACGCCCGGCAACTTCATCTTCCGCACCCGCGAGTTCGAGCAGATGGAGATGGAGTTCTTCGTCAAGCCGGGCGAGGACGAGCAGTGGCAGGAGTACTGGATGGAGCAGCGCTGGAACTGGTACACCGGCCTCGGCATGCGCGAGGAGAACATGCGGTGGTTCGAGCACCCGAAGGAGAAGCTCTCCCACTACTCCAAGCGCACCGCCGACATCGAGTACCGCTTCCAGTTCGGCGGCTCCGAGTGGGGTGAGCTGGAGGGCGTCGCCAACCGCACGGACTACGACCTCTCCGCGCACGCCAAGGCGTCCGGCCAGGACCTGTCCTTCTTCGACCAGGAGGCCGGCGAGCGCTGGACCCCCTACGTCATCGAGCCCGCCGCGGGTCTCGGCCGCGCCATGCTGGCCTTCATGCTCGACGCGTACCTCGAGGACGAGGCGCCCAACGCCAAGGGCAAGCTGGAGAAGCGCACCGTCATGCGGTTCGACCCGCGCCTGGCCCCGGTCAAGGCCGCCGTGCTGCCGCTCTCGCGCAACCCCGAGCTGTCCCCGAAGGCCAAGGGCCTGGCGGCGGCGCTGCGTCAGCACTGGAACATCGAGTTCGACGACGCCGGCGCCATCGGCCGCCGCTACCGCCGGCAGGACGAGATCGGCACGCCGTTCTGCGTCACCGTCGACTTCGACACCCTGGACGACAACGCGGTGACCGTCCGCGAGCGCGACACCATGCAGCAGGAGCGGGTCTCCCTCGACCAGATCGAGGGCTACCTGGCCGCCCGCCTCGTCGGCTGCTGA
- a CDS encoding DUF6243 family protein encodes MAKSRNNLLGVGGQRNKLPRNGRPADAPGGPADNRPAALDKKQELLRKMRERTAAAADGTAADATAPEGDRDGAAQEAGGNA; translated from the coding sequence GTGGCCAAGAGTCGCAACAACCTGCTCGGTGTCGGCGGCCAGCGCAACAAGCTGCCCCGCAACGGACGCCCGGCCGACGCCCCCGGCGGCCCCGCCGACAACCGCCCGGCCGCGCTCGACAAGAAGCAGGAACTCCTCCGCAAGATGCGTGAACGCACCGCGGCGGCGGCCGACGGCACCGCGGCCGACGCCACCGCACCCGAGGGCGACCGGGACGGGGCCGCCCAGGAGGCGGGCGGCAACGCCTGA